DNA sequence from the Triticum urartu cultivar G1812 unplaced genomic scaffold, Tu2.1 TuUngrouped_contig_4305, whole genome shotgun sequence genome:
AAATTTTGGTGATACTAGCTAGGTGAATTTAGAACAATGAATATTGCAAGCAAACAAAGGAATTCTGATAGAAACAGAGAAAGGAATGTAGAACGAAGTACCGTAAACTGAGGCCACTAAACGGTGATGTTTTTACTATGTACTGTAGCACTTTTGTGCTTAGAAGAAGACAAAACGGGGAACAGCATCCCAGGTCTATTTGCTCCTTATTCTTGTTAGGTTTCTTATATAGCATATGCCACTGCATCAACCTATATTGCTGCGGATCGAATTTATTCTTGGGACCGTTTAGGTTGATCTTGTTCTTCCATCATTAGACCCTCTTTCTGCTAATGAGAATAAATCGCTCGAGGCATATTCCTGAACAATTCTTTTGGCACCCCCTAAGAAGCAGTCCTATTCAGGTGGCTTTTGAAATGCTAGAGCGGACAACTAAGACCAGTTGCAAATGTAACAAACAATTGGTCCCTCTAttaagaaatataagagcgtttagatcactaaataAACACACATAGGTGGAGATTTTGGCATGTGCTTATACAGGTACTTTCAGAAATACCAAATACGTGATAGTAGTTCAATTTTAATGCTTTaaattgttgttgttttttccgGGATAGAATGCTTTCATTGGTTTTACGATGTTAAATCTTATACTCTGTTTCTTCATGATTCCAGGTCTTTTCGTTCAGCACATTGATGGGCAAAACGCTCCTCCCCCTTCTGTAATTGTGATTGGTGGAGGGATTTCAGGCATTGCATCTGCTCGTGCCTTGTCAAATGCTTCATTTAAGGTAAATTCTCCTTGCAGGAGGAAAAAATAAATGAAATCTTCATGTTCCACATTTTGTAGAGTGTAAAACAGTTAGTAAAATTAGTGTTTTAATGGTTTCAGACCCTTTTAATTATATATAGTTACACACCTACAGGTCACATTGTTAGAGTCGCGGGAGCGACTTGGTGGCCGTGTGCATACTGACTATTCTTTTGGCTGCCCAATTGACATGGGAGCATCTTGGTTAGTTGCATCCTAAAACTAGTATTAGGTTGTGTTTAGCCGAGTGATCTCATGGCTTTATCATGTGATTATTCAGGTTGCATGGTGTTTGCAATGAGAATTCTTTGGCGCCATTGATTAGGCTTCTTGGGCTTAGATTATATCGCACCAGTGGTGATAACTCTGTGCTTTATGACCATGAtttggagaggtgattcattatCCATGATGCCAATGTGTATGCTCCTTTAACTTGATTGATTTTCATTTTCTtactttttttttgttttcttattAGCTACGCGCTCTTTGATAAAGATGGTCATCAAATTCCCCAGGAGATAGTAACCAAAGTTGGGGAAATATTTGAGCAGATTCTGAAGGAGGTATTGCAATCATTTGCATTTACATGTTTTCTGCCTATTGTGTCATTGAATAAATTATAAGCTTCTTGTTAATACCGCAGACGGTGAAAGTTAGAGATGAATATGCAAACGACATGCCTCTTGTTCAAGCCATCTCAATGGTGCTTGACAGAAATCCACATCTAAAGTAAGTGGAGTGTAGGAGTAAATTTGTCTAATTATGGGATGATGATATCTTAATGCAGCCGTGAAATGTTAACATATGTGCACTTATCTGTACAGGCTTGAGGGTTTGCAATATGAAGTATTGCAGTGGTGCATTTGTAGATTGGAAGCATGGTTTGCCACTGACGTGGATAATATATCTTTGAAAAACTGGGATCAGGTATGCAATACAAGACTAGTCGATATACTCATATTTACATATTCATCAGGTCAGCGGAGAAATGCATGCTGACATGAGCTACATGGATGCACATTTATGCTACAACAATGTGCTGAGCTTTGCAAATTTACAGGAGCATGTTCTTACTGGTGGACATGGGCTTATGGTGAATGGCTACGACCCTGTTATCAAAGCTCTCTCCCGAGATCTTGATGTCCACCTGAACCACAGGTATGCACAGCGACATATCCTCATGGGACAACAATTCACATGGATACAGTGATTACCAGTGTTGAGGTAGTACAATCCCAAATAGGTGGCTTCTTATACATCCTTTTTGGTGATCAGGGTTACCAAAATCATCCAGCGGTATAATAAAGTCATCGTATGCGTGGAAGACGGGACAAGCTTTGTTGCAGATGCTGCCATAATAACCGTCCCTCTCGGTGTACTCAAGGCGAACATCATCAAGTTTGAACCTGAGCTCCCAGACTGGAAACTATCGGCAATCTCTGATCTTGGTGTTGGCCTCGAGAACAAGATAGCCCTCAGATTCAACACAATATTTTGGCCCAATGTAGAAGTACTGGGCAGGGTTGCCCAAACATCGAATGCGTGCGGCTACTTTCTTAACCTTCACAAGGCCACAGGGCATCCAGTGCTAGTATGCATGGTGGCGGGCAGATTCGCATACGAAATGGAGAAGCTATCAGACGAAGAATCCGTAAACTTTGTCATGTCACAGCTCAGGAGAATGCTGCCAGGGGCCACCGAGCCGGTAAAGCTTTAGATGCTTATTTTCATATTCTCTACAGTGACTGAAGTGCAACCAGTTCTGTAAATTTCATATTCTTCACAGTTGCTTGCAAGTTCTAACTGCTGCTGTCACATGTTTGCAGGTCCAGTATCTGGTTTCACGGTGGGGAACCGACCCCAACTCGCTCGGCTCCTACTCGTGCGACTTGGTCGGGAAACCGGCCGACCTGTATGAGCGATTCTGCGCTCCGGTGGGCAACCTGTTCTTTGCTGGGGAGGCCGCCTGCATCGACCACTCGGGGTCTGTGCACGGAGCGTATTCGTCAGGCATCGGCGCTGCGGAGGACTGCCGAAGGCGCCTCTCGACGCAGCTCGGTATCTCCGACCTGTTCCAGGTGGGGAAGATTGTGATGAGGGAGGAGATGACTGAAGTCATGGTCCCCCTCCAGATATCCAGGCTGTGAAAGGAAGGAAGAACAAACCTGTCTACTATTATTAGCATCGTGTTGTTCTGTTAACATCGTAGCTGTAATTTACCTCCGAAACTGTACAATTTCGCAGCGTCTGATCTTTGATGTATCTCTCAATAACATGCGGACTTTCCCTCTGATTTCATCAATATTGCTCTTGTTATCTATTATCTCCAAAGTTTTTTTTTTTGGTTCTGCTCATGTTGAAAACAGTGCGGTCAATTCCGTGATCATGTGGACCAAAGCAGGGGCGTCATTATTATTTTGAATTGAAAATCAGAGGCACAGAGGCCGGTAACCTCACCAAAGCCTCTCAAGAGCGAGGCGAGGTTATCAATGTCCTGCTTGATAGGAGCCACAAAGACTGCCGCATCATCCGCATAGAGAGAGGTCCTCACCGTGGCCCCCCGCCCACGAATCTTATGAAGAAGGCCTTTCCGGGTTGCCAGGTCAAGAATTTTATGCAGCGGGTCGATCGCAATGATAAAGAGGAGGGGGGATATGGGGTCCCCCTGACGAAACCCGCTGCCGTGCTTGATCGGTGGGCCAGACAGCCCATTGAGAATGATGCGAGATGAAGATGTCGTTAAAAGGGCAGCAATCCAAGCACGAAACTTGGCGGGGAACCCCATGTGTTGGAGGAGGTCCAAGATGTAACTCCACTTAACCGAATCAAACGCCTTCTTGATATCAAGCTTGAAAAGGAGGGCCGAAGTTTTGCACTTGTGTAGCCTCCGCGCGAAATTCCGAACGTACATGAAGTTGTCATGAATGCTGCGTCGCTTAATGAATGCACTTTGGGCGTTGGAGACTAGGCCGTCCATGTGGGGGGCTAGCCGGAGCGAGAGGACCTTGGCCGTACATGTACTTTCGGAATTTCTCGCGGAGGCTACACAAGACTAGGCCATCCATGGACCGCATGGCTTGGCAAGTTTGGGCTCCCCGAAGGTCAAATTTTTCGCATGGTTGGCCCTTCAAGATAGGATTTGGACTGCTGATCGCCTCGAGAGGCGGGGTTGGGCTAATTGTGGCATTTGCCCTCTTTGCCAAAGAAAATAAGAAACGGGTGCTCATCTTTTCTTCAAGTGTCGCTACACACTTAGGCTTTGGAGGTCAATTATCGTCAAGCTTGGCCTTGCTCACATGGACACCATAGATTGGCACCTTGCCGGGTCCGTCCACGAATGGTGGGACAAGCGAACCGGCAACCACGTCCCCAGCCGGAGCGCTTCGGCCTCCCTCACCATGCTTGTTTCTTGGACCATTTGGAATGAGCGAAATGCACCGGTGTTTCGGCACAAGTTCGCACCGCCGCCGATACTTCTCAACAACATCATGGAGGAGGCAAAGCTCTGGATTACCGCGGGTGCTAAAAGGCTAGGGCCTTTTTTTCTTGCGCGAGTAATCGTCATGCCGTGTATGTGGGTGCTCTTGTAAAACTCTAAACTCTGCTTCTCCCTTATTTAATAGATGAGGCAAATCTTATGCCTCCGTTTCGAAAAAATCAGAGGCACTGATTCCACAGTAAATAAACATGCTATGACACAGTGGATGTATTCTTTTTATAATAAAAAAAATCCTATGGCACAACTTGTAGTTTCTCTTCAGTTATGCAGCCCCAGATATAGAAAAACAATATCACTTCAAAGATCCTTGCATCAGAACACCTCCCCTAACATATTTTTATGGGTCTGTCTAGGGCACGTTGCACATCTAAATGACTTAAtcaagcataaaaaggaaaatgaaaaaaaaataccCACACGAATCTTCGCGTAAAATTAATGGcatatgacttagatgtgcaatacttaggACACATCTAGATCTGCTTTAGCAAACCCGTATCTTTATTTATTTGCAACAATTGTCACAACATTTTCTCCAACGTAAGTCGTCGCTACATTCCGAAAGCACTTATGCAGCAACATATCCCCAAATGGTTGCATCAAATTGCCGAGAGTAGTGCTAATGCACGTAATCGTAAGCTACTGGAAAGCAGTTCCAACACAATCGAATGAAGATTAATGTTGATGGTGCGATTGGCTGAAAATGGGTGCACTCGGATAGGAGTTGTTGCAAGGGATGTGGACGGATAGTTTCAGAAGGGCATCTGCCGCAGGTATCAGGCCCTAGATGATCCTTTCACCGTGGAACTTACTACATGTCATCATGAGATGATGTTTGCAGTGACTAATGGGTACACTAGGATCAGTGTGGAGACGAATTGTCAAGCGGCCGCAAATGCTTGGAATCGGGGAAGGCCGCAGGGTTGGAGGTACCTCATTAGGGAGATGCGCTCTTATCTCCCAAACCTTCAGGGTTTTGAATTGAGATGGATAGAAAGAGAAGTCAATCGGGATGTTCATCTTTGCGATCAGATGTGTCTTGCCTAATTGAATAAATGCCTAGAGGGCAATTCTAAAAAAAACACGAGCGGAAGTTTTGCTAAGGGGGTTGAGAGGCGACAACGGCGATCTTGACAGTGTGGTCCTGCCGATTTTATTTTCCGCGTGAGATCCTATGTGGGTAGGAGGA
Encoded proteins:
- the LOC125527638 gene encoding polyamine oxidase 5 encodes the protein MDQPPNGFAAGGLFVQHIDGQNAPPPSVIVIGGGISGIASARALSNASFKVTLLESRERLGGRVHTDYSFGCPIDMGASWLHGVCNENSLAPLIRLLGLRLYRTSGDNSVLYDHDLESYALFDKDGHQIPQEIVTKVGEIFEQILKETVKVRDEYANDMPLVQAISMVLDRNPHLKLEGLQYEVLQWCICRLEAWFATDVDNISLKNWDQEHVLTGGHGLMVNGYDPVIKALSRDLDVHLNHRVTKIIQRYNKVIVCVEDGTSFVADAAIITVPLGVLKANIIKFEPELPDWKLSAISDLGVGLENKIALRFNTIFWPNVEVLGRVAQTSNACGYFLNLHKATGHPVLVCMVAGRFAYEMEKLSDEESVNFVMSQLRRMLPGATEPVQYLVSRWGTDPNSLGSYSCDLVGKPADLYERFCAPVGNLFFAGEAACIDHSGSVHGAYSSGIGAAEDCRRRLSTQLGISDLFQVGKIVMREEMTEVMVPLQISRL